From a single Pseudopipra pipra isolate bDixPip1 chromosome 15, bDixPip1.hap1, whole genome shotgun sequence genomic region:
- the LSM11 gene encoding U7 snRNA-associated Sm-like protein LSm11: MEEDEAGAEPRGPPGRRRSPSPGRLDVSSSRFDPLLALYSPRTPLPFPAAPCFNNLAEYESFQRGLRRPRGRRAAPARRAAPAARGARRGPPAADPERIQRLRSLMVNAGPEQDAAEGGAAAPRRRRAPRNVLTRMPLHEGSPLGELHRCVRDGVKINVHIRTFKGLRGVCTGFLVAFDKFWNMALTDVDETYRKPVMGKAFYAEPQLTLTRLFDRLKLQESSGKKGADSKTVSEELALTSDSQTLGSKVGSGRGRAEEERERQKHSGRAGEKKTPGDSLVAGGEADVGSRTAHTEGAGAGGARARSQSRRKRRPKVDYQQVFTRHINQIFIRGENVLLVHLAH; encoded by the exons atggaggaggacgaggCGGGCGCGGAGCCGCGGGGTCCCCCCGGGCGCCGCCGCTCGCCGAGCCCCGGCCGCCTGGACGTGAGCTCCAGCCGCTTCGACCCGCTGCTGGCGCTCTACTCGCCGCGCACGCCGCTGCCCTTCCCCGCCGCGCCCTGCTTCAACAACCTCGCCGAGTACGAGAGCTTCCAGCGCGGCCTGCGCCGCCCGcgcggccgccgcgccgcccccgcccgccgcgccgcgcccgccgcccgcggGGCCCGCCGGGGCCCGCCCGCCGCCGACCCCGAGCGCATCCAGCGGCTCCGCAGCCTCATGGTGAACGCGGGCCCCGAGCAGGACGCGGCCGAGGgaggagcggcggcgccgcggcggcggcgggcaccGCGCAATGTCCTCACCAGGATGCCCC TCCATGAAGGCAGCCCTCTGGGGGAACTTCATCGCTGTGTCCGAGATGGTGTCAAAATCAATGTTCACATCCGCACTTTCAAAGGGCTTCGTGGAGTCTGCACAGGGTTTCTGGTTGCATTTGACAAATTCTGGAATATG gcccTGACAGACGTGGATGAGACTTACAGGAAACCAGTAATGGGCAAAGCTTTCTATGCAGAACCTCAGCTCACACTGACCCGA CTGTTTGACAGACTCAAACTTCAGGAGTCCTCGGGGAAGAAGGGAGCTGACTCAAAGACTGTCTCAGAGGAGCTGGCCCTGACAAGTGACTCTCAGACGCTGGGATCAAAAGTTGGATCAGGACGAGGGAGAGCAGAAGAGGAGCGTGAGAGGCAGAAACACTcgggcagagctggagaaaagaagacGCCAGGTGACAGTTTGGTTGCCGGAGGTGAAGCTGATGTGGGCAGCAGGACTGCCCACACAGAGGGTGCCGGTGCTGGTGGCGCCCGTGCACGAAGCCAGTCCCGGAGGAAAAGGCGGCCCAAAGTGGATTATCAACAGGTGTTCACACGTCACATAAACCAGATTTTTATTCGAGGAGAGAATGTCTTGCTTGTCCATTTAGCACATTGA